The following coding sequences lie in one Metopolophium dirhodum isolate CAU chromosome 5, ASM1992520v1, whole genome shotgun sequence genomic window:
- the LOC132944746 gene encoding uncharacterized protein LOC132944746, which translates to MSSFEESLIENVREHKSLYNVFSADYKDQNIRKEAWEEIDKNLQMSAEKCKSEWTKLRNCFLNAIRRRRSKTSGQATKNIPPWRFSQQMEFILPFLENRE; encoded by the exons atgtcttCATTTGAAGAGTcgttaattgaaaatgtccgcGAACACAAGTctttatacaatgttttttccGCCGATTATAAAGATCAGAACATTCGTAAAGAGGCATGGGAAGAGATTGATAAAAATCTACAAATGTCag ctGAAAAGTGTAAGTCAGAATGGACTAAATTGCGAAATTGTTTTCTAAATGCTATCAGAAGACGTAGAAGTAAGACAAGTGGTCAAGCTACCAAGAATATTCCACCTTGGAGGTTTTCCCAACAAATGGAATTTATATTGCCCTTTTTGGAAAACCgagagtaa